The following proteins come from a genomic window of Mustela lutreola isolate mMusLut2 chromosome 6, mMusLut2.pri, whole genome shotgun sequence:
- the TDP2 gene encoding tyrosyl-DNA phosphodiesterase 2, translating to MERPSGSEAEPAEGEPEVKKRRLLCVQFASVANCDPAVAQCYLAENDWAMERALNSFFEPPAEDGAAESPPGTAAGPECCVDLTNEETTDSVSSKASTSEGIQQEDGSVFSFITWNVDGLDLNSLQERARGVCSYLTLYSPDVIFLQEVIPPYCSYLKKRASSYEMITGNEEGYFTAIMLKKSRVKFKSQEIIPFPNTKMMRNLLCVHASVSGNELCLMTSHLESTRGHAKERMNQLKMVLKKMQEAPESATVIFAGDTNLRDHEVTKCGGLPSNILDVWEFLGKPKHCQYTWDTQMNSNLGISAACKLRFDRIFFRTAAESGHIVPQSLDLLGLEKLDCGRFPSDHWGLLCNLDVIL from the exons ATGGAGCGGCCGAGCGGCTCGGAGGCGGAGCCGGCCGAGGGCGAGCCGGAGGTGAAGAAGCGGCGGCTTCTGTGCGTGCAGTTTGCCTCGGTCGCGAACTGCGACCCCGCCGTGGCTCAGTGCTACCTGGCGGAGAACGACTGGGCGATGGAA AGAGCGCTGAACTCCTTCTTCGAGCCGCCCGCGGAGGACGGCGCCGCCGAGAGCCCCCCTGGCACGGCGGCGGGGCCCGAGTGCTG TGTTGACCTAACAAATGAAGAGACAACTGATTCCGTTAGTTCTAAAGCCAGTACATCTGAAGGGATTCAGCAAGAAGACGGCAGCGTGTTCTCTTTCATTACCTGGAATGTTGATGGATTGGATCTAAACAGTCTGCAAGAGAGGGCTCGAGGGGTGTGTTCCTATTTAACTTT GTACAGCCCAGATGTGATATTTCTGCAGGAAGTTATTCCCCCGTATTGTAGCTACCTAAAGAAGAGAGCAAGTAGTTATGAGATGATTACAG GTAATGAAGAAGGATATTTCACAGCTATAATGTTGAAGAAATCGAGAGTGAAATTTAAAAGCCAAGAGATTATCCCTTTTCCAAATACAAAAATGATGAGAAAccttttgtgtgtgcat GCAAGTGTGTCGGGAAATGAACTTTGCCTTATGACTTCTCATTTGGAGAGCACCAGAGGGCATGCTAAGGAACGAATGAATCagttaaaaatggttttaaagaaaatgcaagaGGCTCCAGAGTCAGCTACAGTTATATTTGCGGGAGATACAAATTTAAGGGATCACGAA gtcACTAAGTGTGGTGGTTTACCCAGCAACATTTTGGATGTCTGGGAGTTCTTGGGCAAACCTAAGCATTGCCAGTATACATGGGATACACAAATGAACTCTAACCTTGGAATATCTGCTGCCTGTAAGCTTCGTTTTGATCGAATATTTTTCAGGACAGCAGCCGAAAGTGGCCATATTGTTCCCCAAAGTTTGGACCTCCTTGGATTGGAAAAACTGGACTGTGGTAGATTTCCTAGTGATCACTGGGGGCTTCTGTGCAACTTAGATGTGATCTTGTGA
- the ACOT13 gene encoding acyl-coenzyme A thioesterase 13, which yields MSRLTQNVLEVMKAMARVPGFDRVLEKVTLVSAVPGKVICEMKVEDAHTNRLGTLHGGMTATLVDNISTIALLCTERGAPGVSVDMNITYMSPAKIGEDIVITAHVLKQGKTLAFASVELMNKTTGKLVAQGRHTKHLGNQGLQADFKDTKQ from the exons ATGAGCCGCTTGACCCAGAACGTGCTGGAGGTGATGAAGGCGATGGCCCGTGTCCCCGGGTTTGACAGAGTTTTGGAAAAG GTGACTCTTGTCTCTGCTGTCCCTGGGAAAGTGATTTGTGAAATGAAAGTAGAAGACGCCCACACCAACAGATTAGGCACTCTGCACGGTGGTATGACAGCCACCTTAGTGGACAACATATCCACAATAGCTCTGCTGTGCACTGAAAGGGGAGCGCCGGGAGTCAGCGTGGATATGAACATAAC ATACATGTCGCCTGCTAAAATAGGAGAAGACATCGTGATAACAGCGCATGTTCTGAAGCAAGGCAAAACACTTGCATTTGCCTCTGTGGAGCTGATGAACAAGACCACGGGGAAACTAGTGGCACAAGGCAGACACACTAAACACCTGGGAAACCAAGGCCTGCAGGCTGACTTCAAAGACACCAAACAATGA